A stretch of the Malus sylvestris chromosome 10, drMalSylv7.2, whole genome shotgun sequence genome encodes the following:
- the LOC126586386 gene encoding cyclase-associated protein 1-like — MEEKLIQRLESAVSRLEALSLSGGGGSATARGFQDAPLDPSIVAYEDLIGQYLGRVSAAAEKIGGQVLDITKVLQQAFSTQKDLLIQVKQTQKPDNAGLAEFLKPLNEAITKANSLTEGRRSDFFNHSKTAADSLSALAWTAYTGKECGMSMPIAHVEESWQMAEFYCNKILVEYKTKDPNHVEWAKALKELYLPGLRDYVKSFYPLGPVWSSTGKAVTAASSKPKAPAPGAPAPPPPPSASLFSSETSQASSSRPKEGMAAVFQEINSGKPVTSGLRKVTADMKTKNRADRSGVVGTHEKESRMSSPAVAKVGPPKFELQMGRKWVVENQIAKKDLVISECDSKQSVYIFGCKDSVLQIQGKVNNITIDKCANMGVLFTDVVAACEIVNCNRVEVQCQGSAPTVSVDNTTGCQFYLSKDALGASITTAKSSEVNILVPSSGADGDWAEHALPEQFIHMFKDGRFETTPVSHSAGG, encoded by the exons ATGGAGGAGAAGCTGATACAGAGGCTGGAATCGGCTGTGTCGCGCTTAGAGGCGCTGTCGCTGTCCGGTGGTGGAGGGTCGGCGACAGCCAGGGGTTTCCAGGATGCGCCGCTGGATCCGTCGATTGTGGCTTATGAGGATCTGATTGGGCAGTACCTGGGTAGGGTTTCGGCCGCAGCTGAGAAGATTGGGGGGCAGGTGCTGGACATCACCAAGGTTCTCCAGCAAGCTTTTTCTACTCAGAAGGACCTGCTTATCCAGGTTAAGCAAACTCAG AAACCTGACAATGCAGGGTTAGCTGAGTTTCTGAAACCACTGAATGAGGCCATCACAAAGGCAAATTCTTTGACAGAAGGGAGGCGGTCTGATTTTTTTAATCACTCGAAGACTGCTGCTGACAGTCTCTCAGCTTTGGCATGGACTGCATATACAGGGAAGGAATGTG GTATGAGCATGCCTATTGCACATGTCGAAGAAAGTTGGCAGATGGCTGAATTCTACTGCAACAAG ATTCTTGTGGAGTATAAAACCAAAGACCCAAATCATGTAGAGTGGGCCAAAGCTCTCAAGGAACTGTATTTACCTGGTTTAAGAGATTATGTTAAGAGTTTCTATCCATTGGGTCCAGTTTGGAGTTCAACCGGAAAAGCTGTAACTGCTGCTTCTTCAAAACCAAAAGCTCCTGCACCAGGTGCCCCtgctcctccacctcctccatcAGCATCACTCTTTAGCTCCGAAACTTCACAGGCTTCATCATCTCGCCCCAAAGAAGGGATGGCAGCTGTTTTCCAAGAGATTAATTCTGGAAAGCCTGTGACTTCAG GTCTGAGAAAGGTGACAGCTGATATGAAGACAAAGAATCGTGCTGACAGAAGTGGCGTTGTTGGTACCCATGAGAAGGAAAGTCGTATGAGTTCACCTGCTGTTGCTAAAGTAGGACCACCAAAGTTTGAGCTCCAAATGGGTCGCAA GTGGGTTGTTGAGAATCAGATTGCGAAGAAAGATTTGGTTATTAGTGAATGTGATTCAAAACAGTCTGTATATATTTTTGGGTGCAAAGATTCTGTTCTTCAAATTCAAG GGAAAGTAAACAACATTACCATCGACAAATGCGCTAACATGGGAGTCCTGTTTACG GATGTTGTGGCTGCTTGTGAGATCGTAAATTGCAACCGTGTTGAGGTGCAATGCCAG GGCTCCGCTCCTACAGTTTCAGTGGACAACACAACTGGCTGCCAATTTTATTTGAGCAAAGATGCTCTGGGGGCATCTATAACAACTGCTAAGTCCAGTGAGGTCAATATATTGGTACCCAGTTCTGGAGCTGATGGTGATTGG GCGGAGCATGCTTTGCCGGAACAGTTTATTCATATGTTTAAGGATGGTCGCTTTGAAACTACTCCAGTCTCTCACTCAGCCGGAGGGTAA
- the LOC126586387 gene encoding glucan endo-1,3-beta-glucosidase 7 encodes MASSLSHFPILLLFLSFTAFLSADSQSFIGVNYGQVADNLPPPSETAKLLQSTAIKRVRLYGADPAIIKALAGSGIAIAIGASNGDIPALASDPNAAAQWVNSNVLPFYPASKIDLINVGNEVLLSNDQGLISQLLPAMRNVLSALSAASLGGKVRVSTVHSMAVLAQSDPPSSGQFNPGFQDVLKGLLAFQRDNGSPFAVNPYPFFAYQSDPRPETLAFCLFQPNAGRVDSGSGIKYMNMFDAQVDAVRSALNAVGFKDIDILITETGWPYHGDSNEVGTSVENARAYNGNLIAHLRSMVGTPLMPGKSVETYIFALYDEDLKPGPASERSFGLFKPDLTATYEVGLTKSSQTPSTPTVSPSPKPTSAQWCVPKSGVSDAQLQANLDYACGHGIDCSAIQPGGACFDPNTVASHAAYAMNLYYHTVGTVPLNCDFSQTAMLTSSNPSYNACSYTGGST; translated from the exons ATGGCGTCGTCGCTTTCGCACTTCCCCATCCTccttctcttcctctcattCACCGCTTTCCTTTCCGCAG ACTCACAGTCCTTCATCGGCGTCAACTACGGCCAGGTCGCCGACAACCTCCCGCCGCCCTCTGAAACCGCTAAACTCCTCCAGTCCACCGCCATCAAGCGCGTCCGTCTCTACGGCGCCGACCCGGCCATAATCAAGGCCCTCGCCGGCTCCGGCATCGCCATCGCCATCGGCGCCTCGAACGGCGACATCCCGGCCCTCGCCTCCGATCCCAACGCGGCGGCGCAGTGGGTGAATTCCAACGTCCTCCCCTTCTACCCTGCCAGCAAAATCGACCTCATCAATGTCGGCAACGAGGTTCTCCTATCGAACGACCAGGGCCTCATCTCCCAGCTCCTTCCCGCCATGCGAAATGTCCTATCTGCCCTCTCCGCCGCGTCTCTCGGCGGCAAGGTCCGGGTCTCCACGGTGCACTCCATGGCCGTTTTAGCCCAGTCCGACCCGCCATCTTCCGGTCAGTTCAACCCGGGATTCCAGGACGTTCTCAAAGGACTTCTCGCCTTCCAGAGGGACAATGGATCACCGTTTGCGGTCAACCCCTACCCATTTTTTGCTTACCAGAGCGACCCGAGGCCCGAAACGCTGGCGTTTTGCTTGTTCCAACCCAACGCGGGACGAGTCGACTCGGGGAGCGGAATCAAGTACATGAACATGTTCGATGCTCAG GTTGATGCTGTGCGGTCAGCCTTGAATGCAGTTGGATTCAAGGACATTGACATTTTGATCACTGAGACTGGATGGCCATACCATGGAGATAGCAACGAAGTTGGAACTAGTGTGGAGAATGCAAGGGCGTATAATGGCAATCTGATTGCACACCTTAGATCCATGGTTGGAACTCCGTTGATGCCTGGAAAATCTGTGGAGACTTATATCTTTGCGCTCTATGATGAGGATTTGAAACCTGGTCCAGCCTCTGAGCGATCCTTTGGTCTGTTCAAGCCTGATCTAACTGCGACATATGAAGTTGGTCTCACAAAGAGTAGCCAG ACTCCATCAACCCCAACGGTGTCTCCTTCACCCAAGCCTACTTCAGCACAGTGGTGTGTGCCCAAATCCGGCGTTTCTGATGCTCAATTGCAGGCAAATCTTGACTATGCTTGCGGCCATGGTATTGATTGCAGCGCAATCCAACCAGGAGGCGCCTGTTTCGACCCAAACACTGTTGCATCGCATGCTGCCTATGCCATGAATCTGTATTATCATACTGTTGGCACAGTTCCTCTGAATTGCGATTTCTCACAAACTGCGATGCTCACATCCTCAAATCCCA GTTATAATGCTTGCAGTTACACTGGTGGAAGTACATGA